A part of Anabas testudineus chromosome 7, fAnaTes1.2, whole genome shotgun sequence genomic DNA contains:
- the LOC113167528 gene encoding solute carrier family 2, facilitated glucose transporter member 1-like isoform X1 encodes MECSGKVTPQLMLAVGTAVIGSLQFGYNTGVINAPQSIIESFYNETWTGRFSEPISHTTLTALWSLSVAIFSVGGMIGSFSVGIIADRCGRRNSMLMANVLAFIAAVFMGFSKLAASFEMLIIGRFIVGLYSGLCTSFVPMYIEEISPTSLRGALGTLHQLGVVVGILMAQIFGIESIMGSASLWPLLLGFTVLPAALQCCLLPVCPESPRYLLINCNEESKARSILVKLRGSDEVSDDMQEMKEESQQMMRERKVTIPELFRSPVYRQPILVAIVLQLSQQLSGINAVFYYSTGIFERAGVAQPVYATIGAGVVNTVFTVVSLFVVERVGRRPLHLTGLMGMAVSAVFLTVAMALLDQLSWMSYVSMAAIFSFVAFFEVGPGPIPWFIVSELFSQGPRPAAVAVAGFCNWSANFLVGMCFQYVEQLCGPYVFIIFAALLLSFFVFTYFKVPETKGRTFDEISAGFRQSAGQGADKYSAPEEFNTLRGDDPDL; translated from the exons GTGACGCCCCAGCTGATGTTGGCTGTGGGGACGGCTGTGATTGGCTCGCTGCAGTTCGGCTACAACACAGGCGTCATCAACGCTCCTCAGAGT ATCATTGAGAGCTTCTACAATGAGACGTGGACTGGCAGGTTCTCAGAGCCCATCTCTCACACCACTTTAACAGCTTTGTGGTCACTCTCTGTGGCCATCTTCTCCGTGGGGGGAATGATCGGCTCCTTCTCTGTCGGCATCATCGCCGACCGCTGTGGCAG GAGGAACTCCATGCTCATGGCCAACGTGCTCGCCTTCATTGCTGCGGTGTTTATGGGCTTCTCCAAGCTGGCTGCCTCCTTCGAGATGCTCATCATCGGACGTTTCATTGTGGGCCTCTACTCAGGCCTCTGCACCAGCTTTGTGCCCATGTACATTGAGGAAATCTCGCCCACGTCTCTTCGTGGAGCGTTAGGCACTCTGCATCAGCTCGGTGTGGTGGTCGGCATCCTTATGGCACAG ATCTTTGGGATTGAGTCTATCATGGGGAGTGCGTCCCTGTGGCCCCTCCTGTTGGGTTTCACTGTGCTCCCAGCAGCGCTGCAGTGCTGCCTGCTGCCCGTGTGTCCTGAGAGCCCCCGATACCTCCTCATCAACTGCAACGAGGAAAGCAAAGCACGCAGCA TCTTGGTGAAGCTGCGGGGCTCGGACGAGGTGAGCGACGACATGCaggagatgaaggaggagagCCAGCAGATGATGAGGGAGAGGAAGGTGACAATCCCTGAGCTGTTCCGCTCCCCCGTCTACCGGCAGCCCATCTTAGTTGCCATCGTGCTGCAACTCTCGCAGCAGCTGTCTGGTATCAACGCT GTGTTTTACTACTCGACTGGGATCTTTGAGCGAGCAGGTGTCGCCCAACCTGTCTACGCGACCATTGGAGCAGGAGTGGTCAACACCGTCTTCACCGTGGTTTCT TTGTTTGTGGTGGAGCGTGTGGGCAGGAGACCCCTTCACCTCACTGGACTGATGGGAATGGCGGTTTCAGCAGTTTTTCTAACTGTGGCCATGGCGTTGTTG GATCAGCTCAGCTGGATGTCATATGTCAGCATGGCAGCCATCTTCAGCTTTGTAGCCTTCTTTGAAGTTGGACCCGGCCCCATCCCCTGGTTCATTGTGTCTGAGCTCTTCAGCCAGGGACCGCGGCCCGCTGCTGTCGCAGTTGCTGGTTTCTGCAATTGGTCTGCCAACTTCTTAGTGGGGATGTGTTTCCAGTATGTTGAG CAACTCTGTGGTCCCTACGTCTTCATCATCTTTGCCGCCCTGCTGCTCAGCTTCTTCGTCTTCACTTACTTCAAGGTGCCAGAGACCAAGGGTCGCACCTTCGATGAGATCTCAGCAGGTTTCCGTCAGTCGGCCGGTCAGGGTGCTGATAAGTACTCGGCCCCTGAAGAGTTCAACACTCTCAGGGGGGATGACCCCGACCTTTGA
- the LOC113167528 gene encoding solute carrier family 2, facilitated glucose transporter member 1-like isoform X2 yields MELGQQNEVTPQLMLAVGTAVIGSLQFGYNTGVINAPQSIIESFYNETWTGRFSEPISHTTLTALWSLSVAIFSVGGMIGSFSVGIIADRCGRRNSMLMANVLAFIAAVFMGFSKLAASFEMLIIGRFIVGLYSGLCTSFVPMYIEEISPTSLRGALGTLHQLGVVVGILMAQIFGIESIMGSASLWPLLLGFTVLPAALQCCLLPVCPESPRYLLINCNEESKARSILVKLRGSDEVSDDMQEMKEESQQMMRERKVTIPELFRSPVYRQPILVAIVLQLSQQLSGINAVFYYSTGIFERAGVAQPVYATIGAGVVNTVFTVVSLFVVERVGRRPLHLTGLMGMAVSAVFLTVAMALLDQLSWMSYVSMAAIFSFVAFFEVGPGPIPWFIVSELFSQGPRPAAVAVAGFCNWSANFLVGMCFQYVEQLCGPYVFIIFAALLLSFFVFTYFKVPETKGRTFDEISAGFRQSAGQGADKYSAPEEFNTLRGDDPDL; encoded by the exons GTGACGCCCCAGCTGATGTTGGCTGTGGGGACGGCTGTGATTGGCTCGCTGCAGTTCGGCTACAACACAGGCGTCATCAACGCTCCTCAGAGT ATCATTGAGAGCTTCTACAATGAGACGTGGACTGGCAGGTTCTCAGAGCCCATCTCTCACACCACTTTAACAGCTTTGTGGTCACTCTCTGTGGCCATCTTCTCCGTGGGGGGAATGATCGGCTCCTTCTCTGTCGGCATCATCGCCGACCGCTGTGGCAG GAGGAACTCCATGCTCATGGCCAACGTGCTCGCCTTCATTGCTGCGGTGTTTATGGGCTTCTCCAAGCTGGCTGCCTCCTTCGAGATGCTCATCATCGGACGTTTCATTGTGGGCCTCTACTCAGGCCTCTGCACCAGCTTTGTGCCCATGTACATTGAGGAAATCTCGCCCACGTCTCTTCGTGGAGCGTTAGGCACTCTGCATCAGCTCGGTGTGGTGGTCGGCATCCTTATGGCACAG ATCTTTGGGATTGAGTCTATCATGGGGAGTGCGTCCCTGTGGCCCCTCCTGTTGGGTTTCACTGTGCTCCCAGCAGCGCTGCAGTGCTGCCTGCTGCCCGTGTGTCCTGAGAGCCCCCGATACCTCCTCATCAACTGCAACGAGGAAAGCAAAGCACGCAGCA TCTTGGTGAAGCTGCGGGGCTCGGACGAGGTGAGCGACGACATGCaggagatgaaggaggagagCCAGCAGATGATGAGGGAGAGGAAGGTGACAATCCCTGAGCTGTTCCGCTCCCCCGTCTACCGGCAGCCCATCTTAGTTGCCATCGTGCTGCAACTCTCGCAGCAGCTGTCTGGTATCAACGCT GTGTTTTACTACTCGACTGGGATCTTTGAGCGAGCAGGTGTCGCCCAACCTGTCTACGCGACCATTGGAGCAGGAGTGGTCAACACCGTCTTCACCGTGGTTTCT TTGTTTGTGGTGGAGCGTGTGGGCAGGAGACCCCTTCACCTCACTGGACTGATGGGAATGGCGGTTTCAGCAGTTTTTCTAACTGTGGCCATGGCGTTGTTG GATCAGCTCAGCTGGATGTCATATGTCAGCATGGCAGCCATCTTCAGCTTTGTAGCCTTCTTTGAAGTTGGACCCGGCCCCATCCCCTGGTTCATTGTGTCTGAGCTCTTCAGCCAGGGACCGCGGCCCGCTGCTGTCGCAGTTGCTGGTTTCTGCAATTGGTCTGCCAACTTCTTAGTGGGGATGTGTTTCCAGTATGTTGAG CAACTCTGTGGTCCCTACGTCTTCATCATCTTTGCCGCCCTGCTGCTCAGCTTCTTCGTCTTCACTTACTTCAAGGTGCCAGAGACCAAGGGTCGCACCTTCGATGAGATCTCAGCAGGTTTCCGTCAGTCGGCCGGTCAGGGTGCTGATAAGTACTCGGCCCCTGAAGAGTTCAACACTCTCAGGGGGGATGACCCCGACCTTTGA